One Thermoanaerobacter pseudethanolicus ATCC 33223 genomic window, ACCCGCTCTTAGGATTAAAAGAAAATGTGATAATAGGTAAACTAATTCCTGCTGGAACAGGTTTGTCACGCTATAGAAATATTTCTGTTGTAAAAAAAGTGAATGACCAACAGGAAAGACAAGATAAAGAAAAAGAAGAAACAGAAGTAAAGGCAAGCAACTAAAGATTGAAACGAAATTCTACTGTTGACAGCTAAACTGCTTAATGATAAAATTATTAAGTGTGTTAAAAACCGCTGTCCTGATGGGAGGAAGGCGAATGGCGGGACAAGATTGCCCTTCTAAGCGGGTGGTTGGAGCGAAGCAGACTCTAAAAGCAATAATGAATTGCAATGTACTTCAGGTCTACATTGCAAAAGATGCGGAAGAACATGTTACTAAAAAAATAAAAGAACTATGTGAGGAAAAATCAATTAGAATAGTGTACGTCGATACTATGAAAGAACTTGGGGTAATGTGTGGTATTGATGTAAATGCTGCCGCTGCAGCGGATATTATAGGTGAAAAGAAATAATTACCCCTTTGAGGGGGTAATTATTTCTTGATTTATTTGGAAGGAGGTGCAAAAATGCCAACAATAAATCAGTTAGTAAGACAAGGAAGAAAGCCAGTAAAATATAAATCTGCTGCTCCAGCTTTAGAGGGTAATCCTCAAAAGAGAGGAGTTTGTGTTGTAGTAAAGACTACAACTCCTAAGAAGCCAAATTCAGCATTGAGAAAAATAGCAAGGGTAAGGCTAACAAATGGTACAGAGGTTACAGCGTACATCCCTGGTATAGGTCACAATTTGCAGGAACACTCTGTAGTTTTAGTAAGAGGTGGAAGGGTTAAAGACCTCCCAGGTGTAAGGTACAAGATTATCAGAGGAGCCCTTGATGCTGCGGGTGTTGCCAATAGAAAGCAAGCTCGTTCAAGGTATGGCGCTAAAAAGCCTAAAAAGTAAAAAAAGATGAAATGGAACTATAAATGTATCTAGTAGAGTTAATTATTGTAAAGTTTTTACACAAAAGGAGGGAAAAGGATGCCAAGAAAAGGTCATGTAGAAAGAAGAGAGGTCCTTCCTGATCCTGTATATAATAGTAAAAAAGTTTCAAAACTAATTAATAAAGTAATGTGGGATGGTAAAAAGAGCTTAGCTCAAAAAATTTGTTATGGAGCTTTTGACATAATAAGAGAAAAGACAGGAAGAGATCCTCTTGAAGTTTTTGAAGAAGCTTTAAATAATGTCATGCCTGTTCTTGAGGTAAGGCCTCGAAGAGTAGGTGGTGCCACTTACCAAGTTCCTGTGGAAGTAAGGCCTGAAAGAAGGCTATCTCTTGGAATAAGATGGCTTGTAGAGTATGCAAGGCAAAGAAGTGGCAAATCTATGATGGAAAAATTAGCAGCAGAAATAATGGATGCTGCAAATAATACTGGTGGAAGTGTTAAGAAGAAAGAAGATACTCATAAGATGGCGGAAGCTAACAAGGCATTTGCTCACTATAGATGGTAAAAGTAGTTTATAGGGGGTAGTGAACTAAGGGACAAGAAAGGAGGATGGAAGATGCCAAGAGACTACAGCTTAGATAAAGTTAGGAACATTGGTATTATGGCGCATATAGATGCAGGAAAAACCACTACTACCGAGCGAATACTTTTTTACACAGGAAAAGTTCATAAGTTAGGAGAAGTCCACGAAGGTACTGCTACAATGGACTGGATGGTACAAGAGCAGGAAAGAGGTATAACTATAACTTCTGCGGCTACTACTTGTTATTGGAAAGGGCATAAAATAAACATTATTGATACGCCGGGACACGTGGACTTTACTGTAGAAGTTGAAAGGTCTCTAAGAATATTAGACGGAGCTGTTGCGGTTTTTTCTGCAAAAGAGGGTGTTGAACCTCAATCTGAAACTGTATGGAGACAGGCTGACAAATATCATGTTCCGAGAATTGCTTATGTAAATAAAATGGATATAATAGGTGCTGACTTTTTCAATGTAATAAAAATGATAAAGGAAAGATTGGGAGCTAATCCTGTAGCTATACAAATTCCTATTGGAAAAGAAGATACTTTCAGAGGCATTGTGGATTTAATTAAAATGGAAGCCATAATATATGAAGATGATTTAGGTACTGTAATGGATGAGACTGAAATACCTGATGACTTAAAAGATTTAGCTGAGGAGTATAGAGAAAAACTATTAGAAGCAGTTTCTGAGCAAGATGAAACTATTTTAGAGAAGTATTTAGAAGGGGAAGAAATAACTGAAGAGGAGATTCACAAAGCCTTAAGAAAAGGAACTATAAATGGTGAATTAGTACCAGTTGTCTGTGGTTCTTCCTATAAAAACAAAGGAATTCAGCCTATGTTGGATGCGATAGTAAGATATCTTCCTTCTCCACTCGACTTGCCACCTGTAAAAGGCATGGCATTAGCCACAGGAGAAGAGATAGAGAGAAAAGCCGACGATTCAGAGCCTTTTTCAGCATTAGCATTTAAAATTATGGCGGATCCTTATGTAGGTAAACTTGCTTTTTTTAGAGTATATTCAGGGACTCTAAATGCGGGCTCTTATGTATTAAATTCTACAAAAGGTAAAAAAGAAAGAATAAGTAGAATTCTTCAAATGCATGCAAACCACAGGCAAGAAATGGAGGCTGTCTACACAGGCGATATAGCTGCAGCTGTTGGACTAAAAGATACTACAACAGGAGATACCCTCTGTGATGAGAATCATCCAATACTTTTAGAATCAATGGATTTTCCAGAACCAGTTATTTCTGTTGCTATAGAACCTAAGACTAAAGCTGCTCAAGAAAAAATGACTACAGCTTTATTAAAACTAGCTGAGGAAGACCCAACCTTTAAGACATATACTGACCAAGAGACAGGACAGACAATAATAGCCGGTATGGGAGAATTGCACTTAGAGATAATTGTTGATAGGCTAAGAAGAGAGTTTAATGTTGATTGCAATGTAGGTAAGCCTCAAGTTGCTTACAAAGAGACTATTACTAAACCGGTTAAAATTGAAGGGAAATTTATTAGGCAATCCGGCGGACGCGGTCAGTATGGTCATGTTTGGTTGGAGATGGAACCTGCTCCAAGAGGAGAAGGCTATACATTTGAAAATCGCATTGTAGGAGGAGTTATTCCAAAAGAATATATTCCTGCAGTTGACGCAGGTGTTCAAGAAGCTATGCAAAACGGTGTTCTTGGAGGATACCCTGTTATCGATGTAAAAGTGGCATTGGTAGATGGTTCTTACCATGAAGTTGACTCCTCAGATATGGCATTTAAAATAGCAGGTTCTATAGCATTTAAGGAAGGCATGAAAAAGGCAAACCCTGTTCTTTTGGAACCTATTATGAAAGTAGAGGTTGTGGTTCCAGAAGAATACATGGGAGATATAATAGGAGATATAAATGCACGACGTGGAAGAGTTGAAGGAATGGAAGCAAGAGCTGGAGCCCAAGTTATAAGAGCATTTGTGCCGCTTGCTGAAATGTTTGGATATGCCACTGATTTAAGGTCAAAAACTCAAGGAAGAGGAACTTACACTATGCAGTTCCATCATTATGAAGAAGTTCCTAAAAATATTGCTGATCAAATATTAGAAAAGAAGTAAAGGAGGAAAAGAGGATGGCGAAGCAAAAATTTGAGAGGAAGAAGCCGCACGTAAACGTAGGGACGATAGGTCACGTAGACCATGGTAAGACGACATTGACAGCAGCGATAACGATGGTATTATCGAAGGCAGGGATGGCAGAGGCGAAGGGGTATGACGAGATAGACAAGGCGCCGGAGGAGAGAGCAAGGGGAATAACGATAAACACGACTCACGTAGAATATGAGACAGAGAAGAGGCACTATGCGCACGTAGACTGTCCAGGACATGCTGACTATGTAAAGAACATGATAACAGGGGCAGCACAGATGGACGGGGCGATATTAGTAGTATCAGCAGCAGACGGACCGATGCCACAGACGAGGGAACACATATTATTGGCGAGGCAGGTAGGAGTGCCATATATAGTAGTATTTTTAAACAAGGCAGACATGGTAGACGATCCAGAATTAATAGAATTAGTAGAGATGGAAGTAAGGGAATTATTGAATGAATATGAGTTTCCGGGGGATGACACACCGATAGTAGTAGGGTCAGCACTTAAGGCATTAGAGTGTGGATGTGGCAAGAGAGAGTGCGAATGGTGCGGGAAGATATGGCAGTTAATGGATGTAGTAGACGAATATATACCGACACCGGAGAGAGACATAGACAAGCCATTTTTGATGCCAGTAGAGGACGTATTTACGATAACAGGAAGGGGAACTGTTGCGACAGGAAGAGTAGAGAGAGGGAAGGTAAAGGTAGGAGACGAAGTAGAGATAATAGGATTGACGACAGAATCGAGGAAGACAGTAGTAACAGGAGTAGAGATGTTCAGGAAGACGATGGATGAAGCGCAAGCAGGAGACAACATAGGAGTATTATTAAGAGGAGTACAGAGGGACGAAGTAGAGAGAGGGCAAGTATTAGCGAAGCCAGGGACGATAAAGCCGCACACGAAATTTGAGGCTCAAGTTTACGTATTGACGAAGGAAGAGGGAGGAAGGCACACACCATTTTTCAATGGATACAGGCCACAATTTTACTTTAGGACGACAGACGTGACAGGGGTAATAAACCTGCCGGATGGAGTAGAGATGGTGATGCCAGGTGACCACGTAACGATAAAAGTGGAGTTAATAACACCGATAGCGATGGAAGAAGGTTTGAAGTTTGCTATAAGAGAAGGCGGCCGTACAGTAGGTGCTGGCGTCGTGTCAGCTATCATAGAATAACATCATATTTTTGTGCTAATAGCAGTTGCTATTAGCACAAAAATATTGATATGTCAAGTCTTGCAATGATTTAGAACTTGAGATAAAATATTAAAGCTGGTCTTGTAGGTAAGATTTTTTTTTGACAATAAAACGCCTGGATATGTGGATATATAAAAGTGTTGAGGATTGATAGAAGGAGGGAAAGTAAAATGCCCAAGCAAAAAATTCGCATACGTTTAAAGGCTTTTGACCATGCTATTTTAGATCAATCGGCTCAAAAGATAGTGGAGACTGCAAAGAGGACGGGTGCTGAGGTTTCTGGACCTATTCCATTGCCAACAGAAAAAGATATTATAACTATTTTAAGAGCTCCTCACAAATATAAAGATTCAAGAGAACAATTTGAGATAAGAACTCATAAGAGATTAATTGATATTTTGAACCCAACACCTAAGACAGTAGATGCTCTTATGAGATTAGATTTACCATCTGGTGTAGATATTGAAATAAAACTGTAAAAGGCAATAAGTGAAAAAGCAAAAAAAATAAAAAAGAAATTAAGACGCAAAAGCGTCCGCTGATTTCAGGAGGTGGATAGAATAATGAAGAAAGGTATTTTAGGTAGAAAGCATGGGATGACACAAATATTTGATGAAAAAGGCGAAGTCATTCCAGTAACAGTGATTGAAGCTGGTCCTTGTGTTGTTGTTCAGAAAAAAACAGTGGAGACTGATGGATACAATGCTATTCAAGTTGGTTTTGGAGATGTTAAAGAGAAAAGACTTACAAAACCTTTAATAGGGCATTTTAAAAAAGCAGGAGTGCCTTTTAAAAGATATTTAAGAGAGTTTAGGTTAGATGACATAAGTGGATATGAAGTAGGTAGCGAAATAAAGGTAGATATTTTTAAACCAGGAGATAGAGTAGATGTAACAGGTATTTCAAAAGGTAAAGGCTTTGCAGGTGTTGTAAAGAGATATGGCGCTAATAGAGGACCTATGTCTCACGGTTCCAAATATCATAGAAGAGTAGGTTCGATGGGTGCTACCACAGACCCAGGAAGAACTTTTAAAGGTAAAATCATGCCTGGGCATATGGGACATGAAAGAGTGACTATACAAAACCTCGAAGTTGTAAAAGTTGATCCTGAATTAAATTTATTGTTAGTAAAAGGATCAGTGCCAGGACCTAAAGGTTCCTTGCTCATTATAAAAGATTCCGTGAAGAGCAAGTGATGAAAGGAGGAAGAAAGATGCCTAAGGTAGCAGTTTACAACGTAAAAGGGGAACAGGTAGGAGAAATAGAACTAAAGGATTCAGTTTTTGGCGTGCCAGTAAATGTTCCTGTTATGCATGAAGCTGTGTTAAATTATTTGGCAAATCAAAGGCAAGGTACCCATTCGACAAAAACCCGCGGTGAAGTTCGTGGCGGCGGAAGAAAGCCTTGGAGACAAAAGGGAACAGGAAGAGCACGTCAAGGAAGCATAAGAGCTCCTCAATGGATTAAAGGAGGCATTGTCTTTGGACCAAAACCAAGAGATTACAGCTATAAATTGCCTAAAAAAGTAAAAAGATTAGCTTTAAAATCTGCTCTTTCATCTAAAGTTAGAGATAACGAGATAATTGTATTAGATGAATTCAAATTAGATCAGCCAAAGACTAAAAAAGTTGTTGAGCTTCTTAAGAATTTTAATGTTGATAGTGCGTTAATAGTGGTACCTGAAGGGGAAAAGAACGTAGAACTTTCAGCAAGAAATATACCAGGTGTTAAAACTTTATATGCTAATTATTTGAATACTTATGATATTTTAAAATACGACAAGTTTATCATAACTAAGGATGCCGTGGGCATAGTCGAGGAGGTGTACGCCTAATGGAGGCACGCGACATTATAATACGCCCAGTAATAACTGAAAAAAGCATGAACCTCATGAGTGAGAGAAAATATACTTTTATTGTGGATAAAAGAGCAAATAAAATTCAAATAAAGAAAGCTGTAGAAGATATATTTGGTGTCAAAGTTGATAAAGTGTATACAATGAATTATAAGGGAAAGCCAAAGAGAATGGGAAAATATGAAGGAAGGACAGAAGCTTACAAAAAAGCAATAGTTAAACTTACTCCAGACAGCAAAGGTATCGAATTCTTCGAAGGATTGCAGGCATAATTTTAGGTTAAGGAGGGAAAGAAATGGGAATAAAATCTTTTAAGCCGACATCTCCCGGCAGACGTCAAATGACAGTATTGACTTTTGAGGAAGTTACTAAGGATAAACCAGAGAAATCCTTAGTTGTTACTTTAACTAAAACAGGTGGAAGAAATGTATATGGAAGAATTACTGTCAGACATCGCGGTGGCGGACATAAGAGAAAATATAGGATTATAGATTTTAAAAGAGATAAGGACGGAATACCAGGAAAAGTAGCTGCTATTGAGTACGATCCAAATAGAACAGCTTATATTGCACTTATACATTATTTAGATGGAGAAAAAAGATATATCATTGCTCCTTATGGACTAAAAGTAGGGGATATAATAGAATCTGGGGAAAATGTAGACATTAAAGTAGGAAATGCTTTGCCTTTGAGAAATATTCCTGTAGGTACAATAATCCATAACATTGAGCTTATACCAGGAAAAGGTGGACAATTAGTGAGAGCGGCAGGTACAGCGGCGCAGCTTATGGCTAAAGAAGGGGATTATGTGCAAGTTAGAATGCCTTCAGGAGAAATTAGATTGATAAAGGCTGACTGTCGTGCAACCATTGGACAAGTATCAAATTTAGACCATGAAAATGTAAAGATAGGTAAAGCAGGAAGGTCAAGATGGCTTGGAATAAGACCAACTGTTAGAGGTTCAGCTATGAATCCGGTTGACCATCCACATGGTGGTGGTGAAGGTAAAGCGCCTATCGGACATCCAGGGCCACTTACACCATGGGGCAAGCCTGCATTGGGTTATAAGACACGTAAGAAAGGTAAAGCTTCGGATAAATTCATTATAAGAAGACGCAAATAGTTAGTGAAAGGAGGTCAATGCCTTGAGCAGATCTGTAAAAAAAGGTCCCTATGTTGATCCAAAACTTCTTAAAAAGATTGTTGAAATGAATAAAAAGAATGAGAAAAAAGTAATTAAAACATGGTCAAGAAGTTCAACTATTGTGCCAGAAATGGTTGGACATACAATAGCTGTTCATGACGGCAGAAAGCATGTACCTGTATATATAACTGAAGCGATGGTAGGGCACAAGTTAGGAGAATTTGCTCCTACTCGAACCTTCCACGGACATGCTGATACTGAAAAAACTTCCAAAGTTAAATAGGCAAAGGAGGAGATAACGTGGAGGCAAGGGCAATCGCCAGATATGTAAGAATTTCGCCTCGAAAGGTAAGATTAGTTCTTAACCTGATTCGTGGCAAGCATGTGGATGAAGCCTTAACTATTTTAAGGTTTACTCCCAAAAGAGCCTCAGGTATAGTTGCCAAGGTTCTTAAATCAGCCATTGCTAATGCCGAAAATAACCATGGAATGAATAGAGATAATCTGTATGTGGCAAAGGCTGTGGCAGATGAAGGCCCTACAATGAAGAGAGTTTTCCCAAGAGCGATGGGAAGAGCAGATATTATGAGGAAGAGAACCAGTCATATAACGATAGTTGTGAAGGAAAAAGAATAAAGGAGGGATATGCGTGGGCCAAAAGGTACATCCATATGGACTTAGAGTTGGAGTTACACAAGATTGGCTAACTAAATGGTATGCGGATGACAAAGATTTTTCAAAACTCTTAATAGAAGACATTAAAATAAGAAACTATATAAAAGAAAAACTGTATGCAGCTGGGATTCCTAAAATAGTTATTGAGAGAGCTTCCAATAGGATAAAAATAGATATTCATGCTGCAAAACCGGGAATGGTAATTGGCAAAGGTGGAGCAGGCATTGACAAGTTAAGAGAAGAATTGGAAAAAATGACTAATAAGACAGTTATCCTTAATATTGTGGAAGTCAAAACTCCTGAACTTAGTGCACAACTAGTAGCTGAGAATATTGCGGCTCAAATTGAAAAGAGGATATCCTATAGAAGGGCTATGAAACAAGCCATAGCAAGAGCGATGAAATTAGGTGCTAAAGGTATCAAAATTGCTTGTTCGGGTAGACTTGCTGGTGCGGAAATTGCTCGTACTGAAAGGTATCATGAAGGGGTTGTACCGCTTCAAACTTTAAGAGCGGATATTGACTATGGCTTTGCAGAGGCAAATACTACTTATGGGAAAATAGGAGTAAAAGTTTGGATAAATAAAGGAGAGATACTGCCACAGCCTAAAAAGCAGGTAACCGCGGAAGGAGGTAAGTAAAACATGTTAATGCCAAAAAGAGTGAAATACAGAAAACAACAACGGGGCAGAATAAAAGGAAATGCTACTCGTGGTAATACCCTGACTTATGGAGAATATGGGTTGCAAGCGCTGGAACCTGGTTGGATTACAGCCACCCAAATTGAGGCAGCTAGGGTTGCAATGACGAGGTTTATAAAAAGAGGCGGGAAAGTGTGGATAAAAATTTTCCCTGATAAGCCGGTTACTAAAAAACCTGCTGAAACTCGTATGGGTTCAGGGAAAGGGTCACCAGAATTTTGGGTAGCAGTTGTAAAGCCAGGTAGAGTTCTTTTTGAAATAGCTGGGGTATCAGAAGAAGTTGCAAAAGAGGCTTTAAGGCTTGCAATGCATAAACTGCCTATAAAGACAAAGTTTTTAAAACGTGAAGAATTGGGTGGTGAAGATAATGAAGGCTAGGGAAATAAGAGAGCTTACCAATGAGGAATTGCTTCAAAAGCTTTCGGACTTAAAAGCAGAACTTTTTAATTTGAGGTTTCAACTTGCTACCGGTCAATTAGATAACCCTATGAGGATAAGAGATGTAAGAAAAACAATTGCGAGAATAAAGACAATTTTGAGAGAGCGGGAATTAGGTATTAGGCAAAATAAAGCATAAGGAAGGAGGGTATTCACTTGGAAAGAGGCTACAGGAAGGTTAGAATTGGGACAGTCGTAAGCAATAAAATGCAAAAAACTATTGTAGTTGCCGTAGAAGACAGAGTAAGACATCCTCTTTATGGAAAGACAATAAAAAGAACTAAAAAGTTTAAAGTTCACGATGAAAATAATGTATGCAATGTAGGGGATATAGTAAAGATAATGGAAACAAGACCACTTAGCAAAGAAAAAAGGTGGAGATTGGTTGAAATAGTTAAAAGAGCTGAATAATTTGAAAGGAGGTAAACTCAAATGATTCAACCTCAAACACGATTGAAAGTAGCAGATAACACAGGTGCAAAAGAAATTATGTGTATTCGCTTAGAGGGCGGTTCAAATAGAAAGTTTTCAAATGTAGGAGATGTAATAGTTGCTTCTGTAAAAAGTGCAACACCCGGTGGTGTTGTAAAAAAAGGGGAAGTTGTTAAGGCGGTAATTGTAAGGACTAAGAAGGGGATTGCTCGAAAAGATGGCACTTATATAAGATTTGACGATAATGCTGCGGTTATTATACGAGATGATAAACAGCCAAGAGGTACGCGTATTTTTGGACCAGTCGCAAGAGAATTAAGAGAAAAAGATTTTATGAAAATTATATCTTTGGCTCCTGAAGTGCTTTAAGGAGGGTTGAAAATGGCACAAAATAAATTACACGTAAAAAAGGGAGACATGGTTGTAGTAATTTCAGGTAAAGACAAAGGGAAAAAGGGTAAAGTATTACAAGCTTTTCCTAAAGAAGGCAAAGTAATTGTAGAAGGCGTCAATATTGTTACAAAACACAGGAAAGCGACAAGTCCGCAAAAACCAGGTGGAATAATTCACCAAGAGGCGCCAATTTACAGTTCGAAGGTTATGCTCTATTGTGAAAATTGTGGAAGAGGAGTTCGTTATGGGGTTAAAGTCCTCGAAAATGGCGAAAAAATACGTTACTGCAAGAGGTGCAATGAAACGCTATAATTATAAAAGGAAGGAGGCTCATTATGTCAAGGCTGAGAGAAAAATACGAAAAAGAAGTTGTGCCAGCGCTCATGGAACGTTTTGGCTATAAAAATATAATGCAGGTTCCTAAAGTTGAAAAAGTTGTTATAAATATAGGTGTGGGTGAGGCAAAAGAAAATCCTAAGGCGCTGGAAGCAGCAGTTGATGATTTGACAATGATTGCGGGGCAAAAGCCAGTTATTACAAGAGCTAAAAGGTCAATTGCTAATTTTAAGATTCGTAAGGGAATGCCAATTGGAGTAAAAGTTACTTTGCGCGGGGAAAGAATGTATGAATTTATGGATAAACTTTTTAATATAGCTCTACCACGTGTTAGAGACTTTAAGGGTGTTTCTCCAAATTCCTTTGATGGAAGAGGTAATTATGCCTTAGGAATAAAAGAACAATTGATTTTTCCTGAAATTGACTATGATAAGATAGATAAAATAAGAGGAATGGATATAATTATTGTTACAACTGCTAAAACCGACGAAGAAGCGAAGGGATTGTTAGAACTTTTAGGTATGCCATTTGCAAAGTAAAGGAGGGTAAAATTATATGGCAAGAAAGGCTTTGATAGTAAAGCAGCAAAAGCCTCAAAAATATAAAACAAGAGAATACAATAGGTGCAAAATTTGTGGCAGACCTCATGCATATTTAAGAAAATTTGGCATGTGCCGTATATGCTTTAGAAAGTATGCCCATCAAGGGATGATACCAGGCGTTAAAAAAGCAAGTTGGTAAAAGAGGGGAGGTAGTACAATGGTAATGACAGATCCTATAGCAGATATGCTAACTCGAATAAGAAATGCAAATATTGCAAGACATGAAACAGTAGAAATACCTGCTTCAAACATGAAAAGGG contains:
- the rplX gene encoding 50S ribosomal protein L24, with product MAQNKLHVKKGDMVVVISGKDKGKKGKVLQAFPKEGKVIVEGVNIVTKHRKATSPQKPGGIIHQEAPIYSSKVMLYCENCGRGVRYGVKVLENGEKIRYCKRCNETL
- the rplE gene encoding 50S ribosomal protein L5 — its product is MSRLREKYEKEVVPALMERFGYKNIMQVPKVEKVVINIGVGEAKENPKALEAAVDDLTMIAGQKPVITRAKRSIANFKIRKGMPIGVKVTLRGERMYEFMDKLFNIALPRVRDFKGVSPNSFDGRGNYALGIKEQLIFPEIDYDKIDKIRGMDIIIVTTAKTDEEAKGLLELLGMPFAK
- a CDS encoding type Z 30S ribosomal protein S14; this encodes MARKALIVKQQKPQKYKTREYNRCKICGRPHAYLRKFGMCRICFRKYAHQGMIPGVKKASW